In Dyadobacter sp. NIV53, a single window of DNA contains:
- a CDS encoding CAP domain-containing protein, protein MKRAILSLVVFCFLASISIAQDIVRIRNVEKGSYLNIESGTVQSTEIKPGWLSARWELIKVQEGQFKIRNSWKKTFLNIEEGTLQCSEIRDGWLSARWGIRNIDGTNSFIIYNIWKPTLLINIETGSLACSEIGEDRLSARWNREDVGAKPVGNDRPVSDTGNNNSLNIQEVLAAHNALRIEVGVPPLVWSSELAGKAQGWANVVAKKNMGNSWVLEHSGPAENIAGGIVNGDSPAERVRLGWGEGEKVNFDRNTRKCIPGKVCSHYTQIVWRTTTEVGCAVTTNTNGKYILVCNYNPAGNFKGEPAY, encoded by the coding sequence ATGAAAAGAGCAATTTTGAGTTTAGTCGTTTTTTGTTTTTTAGCTTCCATTTCAATCGCACAAGATATCGTCCGTATCCGGAATGTAGAGAAAGGGAGTTATCTGAATATCGAATCGGGGACGGTGCAATCAACGGAAATAAAACCTGGCTGGCTTAGTGCAAGGTGGGAATTGATCAAGGTTCAGGAAGGACAGTTCAAAATCAGGAATTCGTGGAAGAAGACATTTTTAAATATAGAAGAGGGCACTCTTCAGTGTTCTGAAATCAGGGATGGCTGGCTTAGTGCAAGATGGGGAATCCGTAATATTGATGGCACCAATTCTTTCATTATTTATAATATCTGGAAACCAACACTTCTAATAAACATTGAAACCGGAAGCCTGGCCTGTTCTGAAATAGGAGAGGATAGGCTGAGTGCAAGGTGGAACCGGGAAGATGTGGGTGCTAAGCCTGTCGGTAATGATCGGCCGGTATCCGATACGGGAAATAATAATTCACTTAATATTCAGGAAGTACTTGCAGCACATAATGCGCTGCGTATAGAGGTGGGAGTTCCTCCGCTGGTTTGGTCGTCCGAACTGGCTGGAAAAGCCCAGGGATGGGCAAATGTAGTTGCCAAAAAGAATATGGGAAATAGCTGGGTGCTGGAGCATTCCGGGCCAGCAGAGAATATTGCAGGAGGTATTGTTAATGGGGATTCGCCGGCAGAAAGGGTGCGACTCGGCTGGGGAGAGGGAGAAAAAGTAAATTTTGACCGCAACACCAGAAAATGTATTCCAGGGAAGGTTTGTAGTCATTACACACAGATAGTATGGAGAACTACCACCGAGGTAGGATGCGCGGTAACAACAAATACTAACGGCAAATACATTCTGGTGTGTAATTATAATCCGGCAGGCAACTTCAAAGGCGAGCCCGCGTATTAA
- a CDS encoding SRPBCC domain-containing protein, producing the protein MNWKLIEKSITIDAPAEKVWEVLFTQELNKIWFAEFSEGTQAYTDWQVGSKAIFKDDSESGIIGKIIVNKLHEELVIEYDGMLMNGKEDFESKDAKNMKGVKETYKLVKDGPQTRLDVTVDMDPEYFEMMSESWDRAMDVIKQLAEKSRIWPPLKEIIATPQKRGFFILSGKTVKFA; encoded by the coding sequence ATGAACTGGAAACTAATAGAAAAATCCATCACGATTGATGCACCCGCAGAGAAAGTTTGGGAGGTACTTTTTACCCAGGAATTAAATAAGATCTGGTTTGCTGAATTCAGCGAAGGCACGCAGGCATATACCGATTGGCAAGTGGGAAGCAAGGCTATTTTCAAGGACGATTCGGAAAGCGGGATTATTGGTAAAATTATCGTTAATAAACTGCATGAGGAGCTCGTAATCGAATATGATGGCATGCTCATGAACGGCAAGGAAGACTTTGAGAGTAAGGATGCAAAAAATATGAAAGGCGTAAAGGAGACATACAAATTAGTAAAGGATGGGCCACAAACGCGACTGGACGTTACGGTCGATATGGATCCCGAATATTTTGAAATGATGTCAGAATCCTGGGACAGGGCCATGGACGTTATCAAGCAACTGGCTGAAAAAAGTAGGATTTGGCCACCATTAAAAGAAATAATAGCCACGCCTCAAAAGCGTGGTTTTTTCATTCTGAGTGGAAAAACTGTTAAATTCGCTTAG
- a CDS encoding DUF2200 domain-containing protein: MNTTAAHDERIAKMTFATVYPHYVTKVERKGRTIEELHQVITWLTGFNEKELQDQIDQKVTFETFFQNANLNPNAHLITGLICGYRIEEIENPLTQKARYLDKIIDELANGRKMEKILRRGV, translated from the coding sequence ATGAATACTACCGCCGCTCACGATGAACGTATCGCAAAAATGACCTTCGCTACTGTATATCCGCACTATGTTACAAAAGTAGAGAGGAAAGGCCGGACAATAGAAGAATTGCACCAGGTAATAACATGGCTTACAGGCTTCAACGAAAAGGAACTACAAGACCAGATCGACCAGAAAGTAACCTTTGAAACGTTCTTTCAAAATGCAAATTTAAACCCGAATGCACACCTCATTACCGGTTTGATTTGTGGCTACCGTATAGAGGAAATCGAAAATCCTTTGACGCAAAAAGCTAGATATCTGGATAAGATCATTGATGAGTTGGCGAACGGTAGGAAGATGGAGAAGATTTTGAGACGGGGGGTGTAG
- a CDS encoding carboxypeptidase-like regulatory domain-containing protein gives MKHPLFLLLFNLIAFTTHAQWLTTGFVTDKNTGEAIASAAVRNTSRQMITTTTRLGAFQIFAYSGDSLIVSCVGYVSQKFVISKTDNKLIVELLPDVKILNEVVVKAWTESRFKQEFLKAEVPEKVKISIEAPPGIWGIPMGDFGRMGHDYATLTPKMTVKGPISIVYDKFSKEAKNKKRLAKAQQAEIRRKQYQQKMDTLWLSRVTDLKGERLGSFLKFCNLSETFVLSVDEYELTVAVRGCLREFLAVRE, from the coding sequence ATGAAACATCCTCTATTTCTTCTTCTATTCAATTTAATAGCTTTCACAACACACGCACAATGGCTGACAACGGGATTTGTGACAGATAAAAACACAGGCGAGGCCATTGCATCCGCAGCAGTCAGGAATACTTCCAGGCAAATGATTACCACTACTACACGTCTGGGCGCATTTCAAATTTTTGCGTATAGTGGCGATAGCCTGATTGTATCGTGCGTAGGTTATGTTTCACAGAAGTTCGTTATTTCCAAAACGGATAACAAGCTTATCGTGGAGTTGTTGCCTGATGTAAAAATACTCAATGAAGTGGTCGTCAAAGCCTGGACAGAGAGTCGTTTCAAGCAGGAATTCCTCAAAGCGGAGGTTCCGGAAAAAGTTAAAATATCTATTGAAGCCCCACCCGGGATATGGGGAATTCCAATGGGTGATTTTGGAAGAATGGGACATGATTACGCCACACTGACTCCAAAAATGACAGTAAAAGGCCCGATCTCGATTGTATATGACAAATTCAGCAAAGAAGCCAAAAACAAAAAAAGACTTGCAAAAGCCCAGCAGGCCGAAATCAGACGAAAGCAATATCAGCAAAAAATGGACACCCTCTGGCTCTCCCGCGTAACCGACCTGAAAGGCGAAAGGCTGGGAAGTTTCCTGAAATTCTGCAACCTGTCGGAGACATTTGTTTTGTCGGTGGATGAGTATGAGCTGACGGTTGCGGTGAGGGGTTGTTTGAGAGAGTTTTTGGCGGTTAGGGAGTAG
- a CDS encoding DUF4142 domain-containing protein — MKNVKNLGLALFVICSLTYCTSKKDTAGEQDSTSAVEATEDTQEMAEDSAKAEGDDPKLVYDLVESMYGGIAVMKQGEEMASSPAIKALAKKLDMAHTKLTEEMKALAMKKNWTLPTGESVDDKEKRDDLAKKTGSDYDKAWLDALEDRHETNIGKLEKAKPEDADLKMAGEKGLPKIKELLSEIEATEKTIK; from the coding sequence ATGAAAAATGTGAAAAATTTGGGACTGGCTTTGTTTGTAATTTGCAGCCTTACGTATTGTACCAGCAAGAAGGATACCGCCGGGGAACAGGACAGTACCAGTGCTGTTGAGGCAACTGAGGATACCCAGGAGATGGCTGAGGATAGTGCCAAGGCTGAGGGTGATGATCCTAAATTAGTATACGACCTTGTAGAAAGCATGTATGGTGGTATCGCAGTAATGAAACAGGGGGAAGAAATGGCGTCCTCTCCTGCCATAAAAGCACTAGCGAAGAAACTTGACATGGCGCATACAAAATTGACAGAGGAAATGAAGGCGCTGGCCATGAAGAAAAACTGGACGCTTCCAACTGGCGAATCTGTTGACGATAAGGAAAAACGCGATGATCTTGCGAAGAAAACGGGTTCAGATTATGATAAAGCGTGGCTGGATGCATTGGAAGATCGTCATGAGACTAACATCGGTAAATTGGAAAAAGCTAAACCAGAAGATGCTGACCTGAAAATGGCTGGTGAAAAAGGTCTTCCAAAAATTAAGGAATTACTTTCAGAGATAGAAGCAACTGAAAAGACTATAAAATAA